One part of the Raphanus sativus cultivar WK10039 chromosome 7, ASM80110v3, whole genome shotgun sequence genome encodes these proteins:
- the LOC108815364 gene encoding protein NRT1/ PTR FAMILY 2.13-like isoform X2 yields MSSTFGLVLPISHLSSALLSRTLTSDVSRPLLSRHSPPSSLNLQGLLTVTLTASVPQLHPATCNSKDPVSCSGPNKLQFGTLLLGLGFLSIGAGGIRPCSIPFGVDQFDQRTEEGVKGVASFFNWYYLTFTVVLLITQTVVVYIQDQVSWIIGFSIPTGLMACAVVMFFAGMRLYIYVKPEGSIFSSIAQVIMAARLKRKMKLSVEDDGTVTYYDPPVKDSVVHKLHRSNQFRFLDKAAVIIEGDLTSEGVPANKWRLCSIQEVEEVKCLIRVVPVWSAGIISLTAMSQQGTFTVSQALKMDRHMGPKFEVPPGSLSVISLLTIGIFLPIYDRVLVPFLRRITGHKSGITLLQRIGTGIVFAILSMIVAGLVEGVRRTRSIKAGDPNGMTPMSVFWLSPQLILMGLCEAFNIIGQIEFFNSQFPEHMRSIANALFSLSFAGSSYLSSVLVTVVHKFSGGHERPDWLNKNLNEGKLDYFYYLIAVLGVVNLVYFWFCARGYRYKVGSQMGDLKEDKSIANVEMSSKTNK; encoded by the exons TTTAAATCTGCAGGGACTACTGACGGTGACACTCACAGCATCGGTTCCTCAACTCCATCCAGCAACATGCAATAGCAAAGATCCAGTCAGTTGCAGCGGTCCGAACAAGCTCCAGTTCGGGACTCTGCTCTTAGGTCTCGGTTTCCTTTCCATAGGGGCAGGAGGAATAAGACCATGTAGCATCCCTTTTGGAGTTGACCAGTTTGACCAACGAACTGAGGAAGGTGTTAAAGGAGTGGCTAGTTTCTTCAACTGGTATTACCTGACTTTCACTGTGGTTCTGCTTATTACACAGACCGTCGTTGTGTATATTCAGGACCAAGTCAGCTGGATCATCGGTTTTAGTATCCCTACTGGACTCATGGCTTGTGCGGTAGTTATGTTTTTCGCTGGAATGAGGCTTTACATCTATGTTAAACCTGAAGGAAGTATATTCTCCAGTATCGCTCAAGTTATCATGGCAGCTCGTTTGAAACGAAAGATGAAGCTCTCGGTGGAAGATGACGGCACAGTGACCTACTATGACCCTCCCGTTAAAGATAGCGTTGTACACAAGCTACACCGAAGTAACCAATTCAG GTTTCTAGATAAAGCGGCGGTGATAATAGAAGGTGATCTAACATCTGAGGGAGTTCCAGCAAACAAGTGGCGGCTATGCAGCATTCAAGAAGTAGAGGAAGTAAAGTGTTTGATCCGAGTAGTTCCTGTTTGGTCGGCCGGAATAATATCCCTCACAGCAATGTCACAACAAGGAACTTTCACGGTCTCTCAAGCTTTGAAAATGGACCGACATATGGGTCCTAAATTCGAGGTTCCGCCCGGTTCTCTCTCCGTCATCTCTCTCCTCACCATCGGCATCTTTCTTCCCATATACGACAGAGTTCTAGTCCCGTTCCTCCGCCGCATCACCGGCCATAAATCCGGTATCACACTCCTCCAACGTATCGGGACAGGGATCGTTTTCGCAATCCTTTCCATGATTGTTGCCGGCCTCGTGGAGGGCGTGAGACGCACACGCTCCATCAAGGCAGGTGACCCGAACGGTATGACTCCCATGTCCGTGTTTTGGCTCTCGCCGCAGCTAATTCTGATGGGACTATGTGAAGCATTCAATATAATAGGACAGATAGAGTTCTTCAACAGTCAGTTTCCGGAACACATGAGAAGCATAGCTAatgctctcttctctctgtcCTTTGCTGGTTCGAGCTATCTTAGCAGTGTTCTAGTCACGGTTGTTCATAAGTTTTCCGGTGGTCATGAACGTCCTGATTGGCTAAACAAGAATCTCAACGAGGGGAAATTGGATTACTTCTATTATCTGATCGCGGTTTTGGGTGTGGTTAATCTGGTTTACTTTTGGTTTTGTGCTCGGGGATACCGGTACAAGGTTGGTTCACAGATGGGAGATTTGAAGGAGGATAAGAGTATTGCTAATGTTGAGATGAGTTCCAAAACCAACAAGTAG
- the LOC108817438 gene encoding thioredoxin H8-like, translated as MGANTSSPSHRFSLNDRSRKPHKAGFESEISPYKVSPLIVEMKKKNQWTSRFDALKDTNKLLVIKFTAKWCGPCKSLEPKLEQLAVKYTDVEFVKIDVDVLKSVWKEYNLHALPTVVFMKRGQEVDRVVGLKLDEIEGKLHKYAYSF; from the exons ATGGGTGCTAATACTTCTTCACCAAGCCATAGGTTTTCGCTAAACGACCGTTCCAGGAAGCCACATAAAGCTGGCTTCGAGTCCGAGATTTCACCCTACAAAGTTAGTCCCTTAATCGtggaaatgaagaaaaagaatcaGTGGACATCTCGGTTCGATGCTCTCAAAGACACAAACAAGCTG CTGGTGATCAAGTTCACGGCCAAATGGTGTGGACCATGTAAATCACTTGAGCCGAAACTTGAACAGTTAGCGGTCAAGTACACTGATGTTGAGTTCGTGAAGATTGATGTCGATGTGCTAAAG AGCGTGTGGAAGGAGTATAACCTCCATGCTTTGCCTACGGTTGTATTCATGAAGAGAGGTCAAGAAGTAGACAGAGTCGTTGGCCTGAAGCTTGATGAAATAGAGGGAAAGCTCCACAAATACGCATACtccttttga